A region from the Paenarthrobacter aurescens genome encodes:
- a CDS encoding NAD(P)/FAD-dependent oxidoreductase: MEDSYPVIIVGGGFAGVAAAKELGRKGVSVLLIDANNYHQFQPLLYQVATSQIGVSAIARPLRSVFRRYKTVKVLTSKVDSVDAAGRAVTTADGRVFHAEILVIAVGAVPNFFNTPGAEENAFPLYSVTDATKLGTGLTRLLDQADRNPDGSVDVVVVGGGPTGVETAGAMAENVKYVVSKYFSPELAARCRVHLVDMVPSVLNMFSKKSQNYATDHLKKVGVQLHMGVGVTEVRPDGVTLADGSSVPGQIVVWAGGLKAGDLIAGSGLAQGRGGRIDVRTDLTAPDADGVYVIGDAANITDSTGAKLPQLGSVAQQAGKWAAKNILADLGGGSRAPFRYVDKGYMAMVGRGAAVAELGRKRLQLQGILAFLSWLLVHLALLSGLQQKIRALFSWLNGYLLHSPAQVVVSGPTEKETTEQDPPGRLPSKES, encoded by the coding sequence ATGGAGGACTCATACCCAGTCATTATTGTCGGTGGTGGATTCGCTGGTGTCGCAGCGGCGAAGGAGTTGGGGCGCAAGGGCGTCAGCGTCCTGTTGATCGACGCGAATAATTATCACCAATTTCAGCCGCTCCTTTATCAAGTGGCTACCTCACAAATTGGGGTTTCGGCCATTGCCCGGCCACTGCGTTCTGTTTTCCGGCGTTACAAGACAGTGAAGGTTCTGACGTCGAAAGTGGACTCCGTTGATGCCGCCGGGCGGGCGGTTACAACCGCTGACGGCCGCGTTTTCCACGCAGAAATCCTGGTCATCGCTGTGGGAGCGGTGCCGAACTTTTTCAACACGCCTGGAGCCGAGGAGAATGCTTTTCCTCTGTATTCGGTCACAGATGCCACCAAGCTGGGGACCGGCCTTACCCGGCTGCTGGACCAAGCTGACAGAAACCCTGATGGGTCTGTGGATGTAGTTGTGGTGGGAGGCGGGCCCACCGGGGTTGAAACAGCCGGAGCAATGGCCGAGAACGTCAAATACGTGGTGAGCAAGTACTTTTCGCCGGAACTCGCGGCACGCTGCAGAGTTCATTTGGTGGACATGGTGCCCAGCGTCCTGAACATGTTTTCCAAGAAATCCCAGAACTACGCCACCGATCATTTGAAAAAGGTGGGCGTCCAACTCCACATGGGAGTGGGCGTGACCGAGGTCCGGCCGGACGGAGTGACATTAGCCGACGGCAGCTCCGTCCCGGGGCAAATCGTCGTGTGGGCCGGTGGGCTGAAGGCGGGCGATCTCATTGCCGGCTCAGGCCTTGCCCAGGGGAGAGGCGGCCGAATTGATGTCCGAACGGACTTGACCGCCCCGGACGCGGACGGCGTTTATGTGATCGGGGATGCAGCCAACATCACGGACTCAACGGGGGCGAAGCTACCCCAGCTGGGCTCCGTTGCCCAACAAGCCGGAAAGTGGGCCGCGAAGAACATCCTTGCGGACCTTGGCGGCGGCAGTCGCGCCCCCTTCAGATATGTGGACAAAGGCTACATGGCGATGGTGGGTCGTGGCGCTGCGGTGGCAGAACTGGGCCGCAAGCGGCTCCAACTCCAGGGCATCCTTGCCTTTCTGTCATGGCTTTTGGTGCACCTTGCCCTGTTGTCCGGACTCCAGCAGAAAATCCGTGCTTTGTTCTCCTGGCTCAACGGGTACCTTCTCCACAGCCCAGCACAAGTTGTAGTCAGCGGGCCCACTGAAAAGGAGACAACTGAGCAGGATCCGCCTGGGCGGTTGCCTTCAAAGGAGTCTTGA
- a CDS encoding DUF3040 domain-containing protein, translating into MPLSERERKVLQQLERELFIQDPELARQLESGVPVSGPVQPRVRDVLAIAVGVLLLLLAIPLQGFLIALVGMFLAGHGVFAHRAYRNESSSRLL; encoded by the coding sequence ATGCCACTTTCAGAAAGGGAGCGCAAAGTTCTACAGCAGCTTGAGCGCGAACTCTTCATCCAGGACCCGGAGCTGGCCCGTCAATTGGAATCCGGGGTTCCGGTGAGCGGGCCGGTTCAGCCACGCGTCCGCGACGTCCTGGCCATCGCCGTCGGAGTGCTGTTGCTCCTGCTGGCCATCCCTCTGCAAGGGTTTCTTATTGCGCTGGTCGGCATGTTCCTTGCCGGGCACGGTGTGTTCGCTCACCGCGCGTACAGGAACGAGTCCTCCTCAAGACTCCTTTGA
- a CDS encoding ABC transporter substrate-binding protein: protein MKKLLRAAAVAAVTALALTACGGGGTATDPSNVTPTGEIKPREISWLLSRPADGAVINIMKKLADDYAKDHPGFALNLITTPDRPSYIQKLETLAAANKLPELFDTDATPFAQELAKQGKMVDADKLLKSLDVYDDYRPGALDYQRFDDGSLYMIPFQFELEFIWYNKALFEKAGVSVPKSLDDIPAMCTALRNSGITPIAIDGQDQWPLERYVAYQPFREAGPDFVQKLKKGEASFTDEAGQKTVNWMADLGKAKCFQEGFSAQGYSDAQNQFTSGQAAMYNIGTWELPSLATDKLNPEVRDDVDFFTLPTIEGSVTAANEFVSPSGIGMAVNSKTYDPLVSDFLKFALAKYPAEYAATGALSPTTNVQTAIPANATPLYKKALETATTLGDKQAMPWDTQLDPTTNGRLQQELVLLVQGNISPEQFTKTMDDAIKQNAPKFFK, encoded by the coding sequence ATGAAAAAACTACTCCGAGCCGCCGCCGTGGCAGCTGTTACTGCCCTGGCACTGACCGCCTGTGGCGGTGGAGGGACCGCCACCGACCCCTCCAACGTCACCCCCACTGGGGAGATCAAACCCCGCGAAATATCATGGCTGCTCTCCAGGCCCGCGGATGGAGCTGTCATCAACATCATGAAAAAGCTCGCGGACGATTACGCTAAGGACCACCCGGGCTTCGCACTGAACCTCATCACCACCCCGGACCGGCCCTCCTACATTCAAAAACTCGAAACCCTGGCAGCAGCCAACAAGCTGCCGGAATTGTTTGACACGGATGCTACCCCCTTCGCTCAGGAACTTGCCAAGCAAGGAAAAATGGTGGACGCCGACAAGCTCCTGAAATCACTGGACGTCTACGACGACTACCGGCCCGGCGCACTGGATTACCAGCGCTTCGACGACGGCTCCCTGTACATGATTCCGTTCCAGTTCGAACTCGAATTCATCTGGTACAACAAGGCACTGTTCGAGAAGGCCGGCGTTTCCGTGCCGAAGTCCCTTGATGACATTCCCGCCATGTGCACTGCACTGCGGAATTCAGGCATCACGCCCATCGCCATCGACGGGCAGGACCAATGGCCGCTGGAGCGCTACGTTGCCTACCAGCCATTCCGTGAAGCCGGACCGGACTTCGTCCAGAAGTTGAAGAAGGGCGAGGCGTCGTTTACGGACGAGGCCGGTCAGAAGACCGTGAACTGGATGGCCGACCTCGGCAAGGCCAAGTGCTTCCAGGAGGGCTTCTCCGCCCAGGGCTACTCGGATGCGCAGAACCAGTTCACCTCGGGACAAGCCGCCATGTACAACATCGGCACCTGGGAACTTCCGAGCCTCGCCACGGACAAGCTCAACCCTGAAGTCCGGGACGACGTCGATTTCTTCACTTTGCCCACCATTGAAGGTTCGGTGACCGCTGCCAACGAGTTCGTCTCGCCGTCCGGCATTGGCATGGCCGTGAACTCCAAGACCTATGATCCGTTGGTCAGCGACTTCCTGAAGTTCGCCTTGGCGAAGTACCCGGCTGAGTACGCCGCCACCGGAGCCCTCTCCCCCACCACCAACGTGCAAACGGCCATCCCGGCCAACGCGACTCCGCTGTACAAGAAGGCCCTGGAAACGGCCACCACGCTTGGGGACAAGCAAGCCATGCCGTGGGATACCCAGCTGGACCCCACCACCAACGGCCGGCTGCAACAAGAGCTCGTCCTACTGGTCCAAGGCAACATCTCGCCCGAACAGTTCACCAAAACCATGGACGACGCCATCAAGCAGAACGCTCCCAAGTTCTTCAAGTAA
- a CDS encoding NAD(P)H-hydrate dehydratase, with translation MPVSTHSDSQDPTLVTPSLLRDWPLPAPGEDKYSRGAVLVIGGARATPGAALLAGTSALRAGAGKITLAVAESVAVPVGVALPECGSVGLPETPEGSVTGEGLNRISSYLDRADAVLIGPGLDHPDLAESLLRALLEREKSLDTTDDGGAPAIVLDAFALGGLVEIQDDLGPWRGRLILTPNPTEAGILLGRDVKDLGADVAEIARRFDAVVSCQGYISGPSADDPTESALWKITTGYGGLGTSGSGDVLAGAIAGLRARGTSDAQAACWGTHLHAAAADRLASKLGPLGFLARELADQLPALMLELNT, from the coding sequence ATGCCAGTGTCCACCCACAGTGACTCCCAAGACCCCACGCTGGTGACCCCATCGCTTCTGCGTGACTGGCCGTTGCCCGCCCCCGGAGAGGACAAATACTCGCGCGGTGCAGTGCTGGTGATTGGTGGCGCACGTGCAACCCCCGGTGCAGCGTTGCTGGCGGGAACCTCCGCTTTACGCGCCGGCGCGGGAAAGATCACTCTTGCGGTGGCCGAATCAGTAGCGGTCCCGGTGGGAGTTGCACTCCCGGAATGTGGCTCCGTGGGCCTGCCCGAAACCCCGGAAGGGTCCGTCACCGGAGAAGGACTCAACAGGATCTCCTCATACCTGGATCGTGCTGATGCAGTGTTGATCGGACCAGGGCTGGACCATCCGGACCTCGCCGAATCGCTGCTGCGAGCGCTGCTGGAACGCGAAAAGTCACTCGACACCACGGACGACGGCGGCGCTCCCGCTATCGTCCTGGATGCCTTCGCCTTGGGCGGTTTGGTGGAGATCCAAGACGATTTAGGTCCGTGGCGCGGAAGGCTGATCCTCACGCCGAACCCCACAGAGGCTGGAATCCTCCTTGGCAGGGATGTGAAGGATCTGGGAGCCGACGTAGCTGAGATTGCCCGGCGTTTTGATGCCGTGGTGAGTTGCCAAGGCTACATCTCCGGTCCTTCTGCTGATGACCCCACGGAATCGGCGCTATGGAAGATCACCACCGGCTACGGCGGGCTGGGCACATCAGGTAGCGGCGATGTTTTGGCGGGCGCTATCGCCGGGCTCCGGGCGCGCGGCACCAGCGACGCCCAAGCTGCGTGCTGGGGCACCCACCTTCATGCCGCCGCCGCGGACCGCCTGGCCAGCAAGCTCGGGCCCTTGGGGTTCCTTGCCCGGGAACTCGCCGACCAACTGCCGGCCCTCATGCTGGAGCTCAATACCTGA
- a CDS encoding 3-keto-5-aminohexanoate cleavage protein — protein MSTDPAALAQEAAAAVAAGAQTLHVHPKNSQGQDTLEPQYVAAWLSALRKACPGTPLGVTTGAWSSPDAPARLEMIRSWYELPDFASVNWHEEGAEEVAALLHHRGVAVEAGIWQADAARKWASSPLKTQCLRVLIEVQDVPAETVESEAVRLLELVKGPNHSGSRQAFQAPVLLHGEEGSAWAAVQLAARWGLGTRIGLEDTLLLPDGRRAGGNADLIVAAKFFLAM, from the coding sequence TTGTCCACGGATCCGGCAGCCCTTGCACAAGAGGCTGCGGCTGCCGTGGCTGCCGGCGCGCAAACCCTGCACGTCCATCCGAAGAATTCACAAGGCCAGGACACGCTGGAACCCCAGTACGTAGCCGCATGGTTGAGTGCCCTCCGTAAAGCGTGCCCGGGCACGCCATTGGGCGTGACAACGGGCGCTTGGAGTTCCCCCGATGCTCCGGCCCGGTTGGAGATGATCCGGTCCTGGTATGAGCTCCCGGATTTCGCTTCCGTGAATTGGCACGAGGAAGGTGCGGAAGAGGTGGCGGCACTCCTCCACCACCGGGGCGTCGCCGTCGAGGCCGGCATCTGGCAGGCCGACGCTGCACGCAAGTGGGCCTCATCTCCGCTCAAAACCCAATGTTTAAGGGTGTTGATCGAAGTGCAGGACGTCCCAGCCGAAACTGTGGAAAGCGAGGCGGTTCGCCTCCTGGAACTGGTGAAGGGACCGAATCATTCCGGTAGCCGGCAAGCATTCCAGGCACCCGTCCTGCTGCACGGTGAGGAGGGGTCAGCATGGGCTGCGGTGCAGCTTGCTGCCCGGTGGGGATTGGGCACCAGAATCGGCCTCGAAGACACCCTTCTGCTCCCGGACGGGAGGCGGGCCGGCGGCAATGCCGATCTTATTGTTGCGGCCAAATTTTTCCTTGCGATGTGA
- a CDS encoding ATP-dependent DNA helicase RecQ produces the protein MSDDLALTALAASSFSLPELRDGQLAGMTALVEGRDVLAVMPTGYGKSATYQVAALHLHNATGRPAVVVSPLIALQEDQLDGLSEDLGEGAAVVVNSSLSASEVEAAWQAVEAGDAVFLFLAPEQLAKPETVDRIAKLDITMFVVDEAHCVSSWGHDFRPDYLDLGNVRERLGNPPVIALTATASPPVREEIVQRLGMTDPLVLVRGFDRPNISLDVVRHQEDKGKRKAVVEQVLELARTEGLGLLYAATRKDTEKFAAMLADGGLRAEAYHAGRADSDRESIHERFLDDQLDVVVATTAFGMGIDKPNVRFVVHANIPESLDAYYQEIGRAGRDGQPALAILHYRAEDLGLRKFFATHAPDAEELMAVLKVIKNAGAPAPKTALAELTGFPARRVTALVNQLEEAGAVKTGKRGTRLSSKAKLTALVERAVHLAEARQRVEQSRLTMMRGYAETDACRRQFLLGYFGEDLPEPCRNCDACAEHPDDARSSGVGNGTSAAENLFPLQSTVIHKEWGPGLVMRHEEDVMTVLFEQEGYKTLSRTAVVEHELLRPA, from the coding sequence ATGTCCGATGACCTTGCCCTGACCGCCCTGGCGGCCTCGTCCTTTTCCCTGCCTGAACTGCGCGACGGCCAGCTCGCTGGCATGACCGCCCTCGTCGAGGGGCGTGATGTCCTCGCTGTCATGCCCACTGGGTACGGAAAATCCGCTACCTATCAAGTGGCAGCACTGCACCTTCACAACGCAACCGGCAGACCCGCCGTCGTCGTTTCTCCGCTCATTGCCTTACAAGAAGACCAACTGGACGGGCTGAGTGAGGACTTGGGTGAGGGGGCCGCCGTCGTCGTCAATTCCTCACTGAGTGCTTCGGAGGTGGAGGCGGCTTGGCAGGCGGTGGAAGCCGGAGACGCGGTCTTCCTGTTCCTCGCTCCTGAACAGTTGGCCAAACCGGAAACCGTGGATCGTATCGCCAAGCTGGACATCACCATGTTCGTCGTTGACGAGGCACATTGCGTCTCCTCCTGGGGCCACGACTTCCGCCCTGACTACCTCGACCTTGGCAACGTCCGCGAGCGCCTGGGAAACCCGCCGGTCATTGCACTGACGGCAACAGCATCGCCACCGGTGCGTGAGGAGATCGTCCAGAGATTGGGTATGACGGATCCGCTGGTTCTGGTCCGTGGCTTCGACCGCCCCAACATCAGCCTCGACGTTGTCCGGCACCAAGAGGACAAAGGGAAGCGCAAAGCTGTTGTGGAGCAGGTTCTCGAGCTTGCCCGGACCGAGGGCCTGGGGCTGCTGTATGCCGCTACCCGCAAGGACACCGAGAAGTTCGCGGCCATGCTGGCAGATGGTGGTCTCCGCGCCGAGGCGTATCACGCAGGGCGTGCGGACTCGGACCGGGAAAGCATCCATGAGCGGTTCCTGGATGACCAACTCGATGTTGTGGTTGCCACTACCGCCTTTGGCATGGGGATCGACAAACCCAACGTCCGGTTCGTAGTGCACGCGAATATTCCGGAATCGCTGGACGCCTACTACCAGGAGATTGGCCGTGCGGGCCGCGACGGCCAACCGGCCTTGGCCATACTGCATTACCGTGCCGAGGACCTTGGGTTGCGTAAGTTCTTCGCTACCCATGCCCCGGATGCGGAGGAACTGATGGCTGTACTGAAGGTCATCAAGAACGCTGGCGCGCCTGCTCCTAAAACCGCCCTGGCAGAGCTCACCGGTTTCCCGGCCCGCCGTGTCACGGCACTGGTGAATCAGCTGGAGGAAGCGGGCGCCGTGAAAACCGGCAAGCGCGGTACCCGCCTGAGCTCCAAAGCCAAACTGACCGCGCTGGTGGAGCGCGCCGTCCATCTGGCCGAAGCCCGGCAACGTGTGGAACAGTCCCGGCTCACCATGATGCGAGGTTATGCGGAGACGGATGCGTGCCGTCGCCAGTTCCTGCTGGGCTACTTCGGGGAGGACCTGCCGGAGCCCTGCAGGAACTGTGATGCATGTGCAGAACATCCCGACGACGCCAGGTCAAGCGGCGTCGGAAATGGCACCTCGGCTGCGGAGAATCTGTTCCCCTTGCAGTCCACCGTGATCCACAAAGAGTGGGGACCGGGGTTGGTGATGCGCCACGAGGAAGACGTTATGACGGTTCTGTTCGAGCAGGAAGGCTACAAGACCCTGTCCCGAACCGCCGTCGTCGAGCATGAATTGCTCAGACCCGCTTAG
- a CDS encoding GH32 C-terminal domain-containing protein, translating into MKRPVFFQPADGWVGDLIPFEKDGEFWLFYLHEDRSDPKPGTSWNLVTTKDLTQFEDHGVSLHHGSETELDFNAYTGSIVKDDSGVHHLFYTGQNPRNLGPDGVPLQLVMHATSTDGMRTWHKHPEHTFGAPAGYESGDWRDPFVFRDDSKNQWRMLLAARHSTGPERRRGVIAQCVSADLTTWQHTEPFWDPRRYITHECPDVFQWGGWWYMVYSEFSESFTTRYRMAKSPEGPWSVPALDSIDGRAFYASKTAERDGRRFFFGWIASKEGNTDHGPWQWAGTMSVLEARQNPDGTLGFSFAEELVESFWEDVPVSLNGALPSRLEVPDGYTALVSDEELPQQFYAKAVLDIAPNTTECGLLLRSNHDGDHSYVLRLEPKRGRLVFDRWPRAITGDAQWHVSGDVPFDVELERPCNLTPGEHTLEVIVDGDTCVAVVDHQVALSARIYDFTAGRIGVFAGEGTATLTELEIRQRTDN; encoded by the coding sequence ATGAAACGCCCAGTCTTCTTCCAACCAGCCGACGGCTGGGTTGGAGATCTCATCCCGTTCGAGAAGGACGGGGAGTTCTGGCTCTTCTACCTTCACGAAGACCGCTCCGACCCGAAACCGGGCACCTCATGGAATCTGGTCACCACCAAAGACCTCACCCAGTTTGAGGACCACGGCGTTTCGCTGCACCACGGCAGCGAAACAGAGCTGGACTTCAACGCCTACACAGGCAGCATCGTCAAGGACGATTCCGGCGTCCATCACCTGTTCTACACCGGTCAGAACCCCCGCAACCTCGGACCCGATGGGGTGCCACTGCAATTGGTCATGCATGCCACCAGTACTGACGGCATGCGGACCTGGCACAAGCACCCCGAACACACTTTCGGCGCCCCGGCCGGCTATGAGTCCGGTGATTGGCGCGATCCCTTTGTGTTCCGGGATGACAGCAAGAACCAGTGGAGGATGCTTCTCGCGGCAAGGCACTCCACCGGGCCCGAACGTCGACGCGGCGTGATTGCACAGTGCGTGTCCGCGGACCTGACAACGTGGCAGCACACCGAACCGTTCTGGGATCCGCGCCGCTACATCACGCATGAATGCCCGGACGTTTTCCAATGGGGCGGCTGGTGGTACATGGTGTACTCCGAGTTCTCGGAATCGTTCACCACCCGCTACCGCATGGCCAAGAGCCCCGAGGGCCCATGGAGCGTGCCTGCTTTGGACAGCATTGACGGCCGCGCCTTCTACGCGTCCAAGACGGCAGAACGCGACGGGCGGCGCTTTTTCTTCGGATGGATTGCCAGCAAGGAAGGCAATACCGATCACGGTCCCTGGCAGTGGGCTGGAACCATGTCCGTTCTGGAAGCCCGCCAAAATCCGGACGGAACGCTGGGATTCTCCTTCGCGGAGGAGCTGGTGGAGAGCTTTTGGGAAGACGTCCCGGTTTCTCTGAACGGTGCCCTGCCGTCCCGGCTTGAGGTGCCGGACGGGTACACGGCGTTGGTGTCGGACGAGGAGTTGCCACAGCAGTTTTACGCCAAGGCAGTGCTGGACATCGCCCCGAACACCACAGAGTGCGGCTTGCTGCTCCGCTCGAACCACGACGGCGACCATTCCTACGTCCTGCGTCTGGAACCCAAACGTGGCCGGCTCGTCTTCGACCGCTGGCCGCGAGCGATCACCGGCGACGCGCAGTGGCACGTCTCCGGGGACGTCCCGTTCGACGTCGAACTTGAGCGGCCCTGCAACCTCACCCCTGGCGAGCACACCCTTGAGGTCATCGTCGACGGCGACACTTGCGTCGCCGTCGTCGACCATCAGGTGGCGCTCAGCGCCAGAATCTACGACTTCACAGCCGGCCGGATAGGCGTCTTCGCCGGAGAAGGAACCGCGACCCTTACCGAACTTGAGATACGCCAGCGTACCGACAACTGA
- a CDS encoding carbohydrate ABC transporter permease — MLPNRSRTSVLVFLLPPLLLYCAAVLFPILQSLFLSFFSWNGISEMEFVGLQNYVRMLTADDIFWRSFFNALLYLAICLVLQLGGALVVASLLTSLRRGRELIKTLYLLPAVISTVAIAFLFVRIYSIDPVGLLNQLLHWVGLGSLERAWLSDVNTVLAAVSAPEGWRFTGLYMLIIYAALIAVPKELEEAAVLDGASKWTLFTKIRFPYIRPVWITTTIMATTYGLRGFDIPYLMTNGGPGQSSELLTTYMYKTAFTSTDFGYASTISVFIVIECLVAVGLILFMLKRKADS, encoded by the coding sequence ATGCTACCCAACAGGTCAAGAACCTCCGTCCTGGTCTTCCTGCTTCCACCACTGCTGCTCTACTGCGCAGCCGTACTCTTCCCGATTCTTCAGTCACTGTTCCTGAGCTTCTTCTCATGGAACGGCATCAGCGAGATGGAGTTCGTTGGGCTCCAAAATTACGTCCGGATGCTCACCGCAGACGATATCTTTTGGCGGTCCTTCTTCAATGCGCTCCTCTACCTGGCCATCTGCCTGGTGCTGCAGCTTGGCGGGGCACTGGTTGTAGCCAGCCTGCTCACATCACTGCGTCGGGGACGGGAACTCATCAAGACCCTGTACTTGCTGCCAGCGGTGATCTCCACCGTCGCGATTGCTTTCCTCTTTGTCCGCATCTACTCCATTGACCCGGTTGGCCTGTTGAATCAGCTGCTGCACTGGGTTGGCTTGGGTTCCCTTGAACGGGCCTGGCTCTCCGATGTGAACACGGTACTGGCCGCCGTATCCGCCCCCGAAGGCTGGCGGTTCACGGGGCTTTACATGCTCATCATTTACGCGGCCTTGATCGCCGTGCCCAAGGAATTGGAAGAAGCCGCAGTGCTGGACGGTGCCTCGAAGTGGACACTCTTCACCAAGATCCGCTTCCCCTATATACGTCCCGTGTGGATCACCACCACCATCATGGCCACCACCTACGGCCTGCGCGGTTTCGACATCCCTTACCTCATGACCAACGGTGGCCCCGGGCAGTCCTCCGAGCTTCTCACCACCTACATGTACAAGACAGCCTTCACCAGCACGGACTTCGGCTACGCAAGTACCATCTCCGTCTTCATCGTGATCGAGTGCCTCGTCGCCGTCGGCCTCATCTTGTTCATGCTCAAGCGGAAGGCAGATTCATGA
- a CDS encoding GatB/YqeY domain-containing protein — protein MTLKERLKADVVDHMKAGNKVALTTVRNVLGEITTREKSGKTPVELDDAQVTSLLQKEAAKRRDTARIYTEAGEADRAAAEVAEAEIIEAYLPKALTREEVEAIVDDAVEALKADGQELSMRSIGAVMKPVTAKVAGRFDGKTVSEIVRGRLA, from the coding sequence ATGACACTCAAAGAACGCCTCAAAGCGGACGTCGTCGACCATATGAAGGCGGGCAACAAGGTTGCCTTGACCACTGTGCGCAACGTTCTTGGTGAAATTACTACCCGCGAGAAGTCAGGCAAGACGCCGGTGGAGCTCGACGACGCCCAGGTCACCTCGCTGCTTCAGAAGGAAGCCGCAAAGCGTCGGGATACGGCTCGGATCTACACCGAGGCGGGCGAGGCAGATCGGGCCGCAGCCGAGGTGGCGGAGGCCGAAATCATCGAGGCTTACCTGCCGAAAGCCCTCACTCGGGAAGAAGTGGAAGCAATCGTTGACGATGCCGTGGAGGCTCTGAAGGCTGATGGCCAGGAGCTGTCCATGCGTTCCATCGGAGCTGTCATGAAGCCCGTGACCGCCAAGGTTGCTGGCCGTTTTGATGGCAAGACTGTCAGCGAGATCGTCCGGGGTCGCCTGGCGTAG
- a CDS encoding dihydrofolate reductase family protein — MYRNSRVSAQFSMSLDGFIARDDDGIGPLFDWYEAGSVETWMPGHPVPFHLSEADAAYWQSLPREGAFIAGRRIFDMTKGWGGHPPNESPTVVLTHREPPSDWPPVRRDGRPVPFEFVADLESALERAAHLADGKEIGVAGADVAQQCLRLGVVDELRVDLIPVLLGSGIRWFGELGGDIMLEDPVIIPGTRVTHLSYQVRSGDVR; from the coding sequence ATGTACAGGAACAGCCGCGTGTCAGCCCAGTTTTCCATGTCCCTCGACGGATTTATCGCCCGGGATGACGACGGAATCGGTCCGCTGTTTGACTGGTATGAGGCCGGCTCAGTGGAAACGTGGATGCCAGGTCACCCTGTGCCGTTCCATCTCAGCGAGGCCGATGCCGCTTATTGGCAATCACTTCCCCGGGAGGGTGCGTTTATTGCCGGCCGGCGCATCTTCGATATGACAAAGGGGTGGGGTGGCCACCCGCCCAACGAGTCACCAACGGTGGTCCTGACTCATCGTGAACCCCCGTCTGATTGGCCACCGGTGCGGCGGGATGGCCGGCCGGTCCCGTTCGAGTTCGTTGCGGACCTGGAGTCGGCGCTGGAACGTGCGGCCCATCTCGCTGACGGCAAAGAGATCGGTGTTGCCGGCGCGGACGTGGCACAGCAGTGTTTGCGCCTCGGCGTGGTGGACGAACTCCGGGTGGACTTGATCCCTGTTCTGCTGGGAAGCGGCATTCGCTGGTTCGGCGAACTTGGCGGGGACATCATGCTGGAGGATCCCGTGATCATCCCTGGGACCCGCGTGACGCACCTTAGCTACCAAGTACGTTCAGGGGACGTGCGCTAA
- a CDS encoding histidine phosphatase family protein gives MILVNEDGLTDAVQEAGAVELLLIRHGESEGNVAATEARLAGAEVIDVPARDADVNLSSTGQDQAKALGAALARIADELRPDAIVSSPYARALQTAEIAVETAGWPMKVLTDERLRDRELGILDRLTRLGVESRYPDEAERRLWLGKLYYRPPGGESWADVALRLRSILDELNTLGTGHRVMLVCHDAVILLVRYVLEGMTEKEILNLAATTSVLNASITRYVRPTGAGPWELESFNVADHLTEQGVTVTEHAGDASVHPQ, from the coding sequence GTGATCTTAGTGAACGAGGACGGGCTGACGGACGCAGTGCAGGAAGCAGGCGCCGTGGAGTTGCTCCTGATCCGGCACGGCGAGAGCGAAGGCAACGTGGCCGCCACCGAGGCACGTTTGGCGGGCGCCGAAGTCATTGATGTTCCGGCCAGGGACGCTGATGTAAATTTGTCGAGCACCGGGCAGGACCAGGCGAAGGCCCTGGGGGCGGCACTCGCCCGGATTGCCGATGAACTTCGCCCTGATGCCATTGTCTCCTCCCCCTACGCAAGGGCACTGCAAACGGCGGAGATCGCCGTTGAGACCGCCGGTTGGCCCATGAAAGTACTTACGGATGAGCGTCTCCGCGACAGGGAACTGGGAATTTTGGACCGGCTGACACGTCTGGGCGTCGAGAGCCGCTATCCGGACGAAGCTGAGCGGCGGCTTTGGCTGGGCAAGCTGTATTACCGGCCGCCCGGCGGAGAATCGTGGGCTGACGTAGCACTGCGCCTGCGTTCAATTCTGGATGAGCTCAACACCCTGGGTACAGGCCACCGGGTGATGCTGGTCTGCCACGACGCCGTCATTCTGCTGGTGCGCTACGTGTTGGAAGGAATGACGGAGAAGGAAATCCTCAACCTTGCCGCCACCACCTCAGTCCTCAATGCGTCAATCACACGGTACGTGAGGCCCACTGGCGCGGGGCCCTGGGAACTCGAAAGCTTCAACGTTGCGGATCACCTCACCGAGCAGGGCGTCACTGTCACAGAACACGCCGGAGATGCCAGTGTCCACCCACAGTGA